The nucleotide sequence ATGAATAATTGATAGGgtcataaaacattaaaaaagacAATGATAAAAAGCAAAACACAAATGAGTAATTGTCCTGAAGAAGATGATACAAAATATACATGTAACTAATGATTAATCACATTCTTTCCATTAGAACGGTTGGCTGCTTGATTTGCAGTTGCACTAAGCAAGGACGATATGAAGAGCACACCAGTGGGGCACAATATCTCTCATGATGATGAAAAGTGTTCCCGAGATCAGGAGCTTCTCTGATTCTCACAGATTTGAAGTATCCATCTTGTCCGATGACGTGAGCAGTTTGGTAGCGACAAGCCTTGGCCCTTTCTAGAACAAAAACCACAGCAATTTTCTTCTCCTCGTCAATGAAAAAGCTACCGGAATAAGGGTGAAGGCAAAAGCTAGTGACGAGTTTCAAAAACTTTGTCCAAGACACAACATTAGGACCAATCTTATCCGTAACACTAATCTCGACCGTCTCTTGTGCCTCCCAGTGTTGATACAATACGGCGAGCTGGTCTTCTCTAACACAAGACAGAGACGTGAAAACTCCTCCATGTTGGGACTGAAACGGTAGAGGCAGAAGCGGCCCGAAGCTCTCTGTTGTGAAATCAAAAGAGAGGAAGAAACCTGCAACCCTTCGTATCTTTGTCCCCGCCTCAATTATCTTCTTTTGAGCAGGAAAATAAGCGTTTCCCTTCAAAGACACGCCGCGTAGATGAGACCATATCTCCCAGTGGGGTGTGACGTCAAGAACCTTCCAAGAACCCGAGCTAAAATCGTAGAGTTCGAACCCTAAAACGTGTTTACTTGTAACTGGATGAATCTCATCAGAGATCCTCAGGATCTTGTGGTTAAGGTTGTTGTCGTGGTGTCCGACAGCAAACCTGTCTGAACTTTGGAAACTGATTCTGGGTTCGATCCACCTCGTTTGCGCTAAGTATGGATTCCATACCAAGAGCCTAGAGCAATCCTTAAGGACGCATAGCAACAAGCCATTACACTGAAACACCTTAGATATCTCGATTTGATCAAGTAAGCTTACTTGTTTTATAGATGGGTCGCCGTCATCTTTGGGGAGATCCAAGTTCATCAAACAAATCCTTGAGTCCATCATCATGAACTGCTTCTTTGCTGCTGCTGCTTTACCAAAAAGGATACGATTTTTACATAAAGAGTTCCACTTTCTGCATGTAGATCGCACTGACCTCAGAGATGTCATCGGCACCCTAGAGAATATCTCATCCTCTAACAATTCCCCTGGAAGATCGAAAATTGTCTTCATTATTCCAATCTTCAATTtcaatttagggtttcattccCATTCCCTCCCTGGTCAGCGCAATTTTATCTCCCTTCCTGGTGATAAAAGTCGACTTATTGCCTACTCCTAATGGGCCGGCCCAACTAATCATATAAGATTTAGAGATGCCTGATGCACGTGTTCAAAAAAATACACTTTCTTTGGGAGGGGGGTTATCTCAAAAGCCATTGGAACCACTACCATGCTAAATTCTCGTGGTATCTCCTTTGATCGAACCTGCCATTGATGTGGTTTACAAAAATGAAACCATTGACTACTTACTAGATGACACGAGTATaaacattaacaaaataatatatacaattataattttagtgtgtaaattttataatttatatttatgatagataaataaataaattatactgtattaagaattattattatgtgacatatataagtatatacatatttgtttatgttttaattcattttaaattcATATTCTAATTATACGTATTTTTATTaattctcatcttaataaatgattttttgtatAGTAATTGGCATTGTTTCATGTACGGTATTTTGAGTTCCATCtattctttcaaattaaataacaattaattagaTAAGTGATTcgtaaaaattcaaaagattcttatctattttttttttatcttaattagATATTTGATTTCAAATATTCATTTTGGATCATttcaaatattcatttttaggTATGTCAAGTTGCATATGTTATTTTAAACTGGAGAACgatttttctgttttaatttaataaggttaaaatttaattactatttttaaCTTCATTAGGTCAATAGagttctaaatatattttataatcattataaaatttcatataagttgtttgaaaaataaaataatataacgtTGAAATCAcattaatgaacaatttataaacataacctgtaatttttaaaaatacatgtacatatatgaatatatatatatatatatatatatatataaaataactaaatcctTGGTTAGTAACTTGTTTAGAATTTAGAagacattttataatttatatgtatgaaaattaagtaaaatcttgtttaacaattttgtattttcttcttAGTTAGGCATGTAATGTGAGTAATCTTGCTGGTATAAAGCTAGACCCTGAAATTGATGCGTTCATGAAATTTATTGCCATATCAGGGCAAGAAACTAGTTTGGTTACTGATGATGTACTTAAGGTACATCTTTTCTTGCGTCTTCTTAGAACTAATTAAAAAagtacaataaaaaatattttgggctaatcttTGGTAAATGCTAAATTGACAGATACTTGGTCTTGACATTTGTGCTGACATTCTTGTTGGTGAGGTGGACAAAGGAAACAGGTAAAACTTTgagttattaaatattttcactttttGATATCAGTACAGTAGTGTCCATAGCATGATTAATGCAAGTTTCTTAGTGTTTAGTGTGGAGTTCTTATCATAATATAAGATACGAtatcttagcttttaactaaaaaaactaaaaaacattttttatatttcttatttaaaagacttttcttagtttttttagttaaatgcTAGGAGACCATATCTTATATTATGCTAAGAATTCACACTTCAAAACCcacattaatcatgctctagcTCTGGTGATTCTTGTCTAAACTGAGCAGGAGAGATGTTGGTAGGACCAGCAGCTCTTTTCATGGATGAAATATGAACAGGGTTGGATAGTTCCACAACATTTTGGATAAACTCTTGAATGCGGCGTTTGATAAATTGTAGAAAATAATCGAAACAAGTATTATGTATATGTGATAAAAGTAGATACAAATTGAGACTTTGAAGCAAGTTTTAGtcacatatgttttttttagtcACATATATAATTTGCATAATCTTTAGACAATGTCACTTTGTTGCTTTTAAGCTAAAAAGCTCGCAATAATCATCAATCAGGTCATGTGTCGCCATATTTTATAACTTCCTAAAATACCTCTccgttttcttcattttccccTCAATCTTCGGGTGTGACTGGTAACCATCAAAGAACATTAGGAATGACTAGAAAAAGAATGAATAGGAATAGAATTTTGGGAACGATGAGGAACAAGGattccttatcaaaattaacaaggaacaaatttgtattaaaattctctacaaaaaaaaggaatgagAAGGAATGAAGAGGAAAAAATATTCCTCACAAATACTAACATTTTTAAAGAACATTAAATAATGCAGTGTTCCTCTTCGTTCTCTTGATTACCATTCAAACCCTTCCCACGCTAAACCTCTTTATCCATTATCTTTGCTatgccaaaaatataaagaatattatactgaattaaaaatttaaaattatttggcCCAGTACTATGTAGTGCCTAAAGCAAAAAAATGTTTGGTGCCCCCAAGGCCTTCGAACCACGTACCCTGTACCGAGCTTTGCAAAGCAGAACCACTGGACTATCTCAAACTTTTGATAATTATGATGCCCTCTAGTGTTAACCTATTGTGGCGCCTAAAACACCTGCTTCCTCTGCTTTAGGTCAGGGCCGGCCCACCTAGTTACATATAAATTCCTCGCGTAGCACAAAAGTTATGATCTCAAAGATTTGATACAAGGACCGAGCATTAGTGCTTTGCTATGATGTCCATGCATAAAAGCAGGGCCGTGCCTGAGATTTTCTTGACTAGAAAcgagatttttttttggccccctaattttttaaaatataagtattGAGTAATATTGAAAAGtttaatacataattttaattgaaaacttgtataatttaattaacATTTTTGTGACATAGTCAATAATCAATATAATCTGTTGAACTTCagtttaaaaatatgtaacagAAAAGCCATGTCTCAGAAACAAAAGACTTTGTTGCTTTGTTAACTGAGAGCTAAACAAATCATTAGAAAACAGTCCGATTAGGTTTTGATAACTGTTTTCTTTAGGAATTTGTATGAGTTAATGCTGATCATTAtcctatttcctttttattagttttcatcactacattttatttttattttgttgtttctcTATTTCTGTTTTGATAGGTAAGGTtagtttttcatatattttggtttaatataGTATtagctaaaataaaataaaactgcaGAAGTCAGCATTCGAACCCTTAACGTTTGGAGTTGAACTTCAATTCCTTGCACCATCTAAGCTACCTAATCATTTGGAAAATTGGccccaaaataaattttatagttaCGGGCCCTCAAACAAATGCTTGATCTGCCTGCATTCAGACCCGGCCCTGCATAAAAGGTCAATTTTCATGTACACCCTACCCTCTCCACGATCTACACTTTATATGTGTCACAGAAAATGCTACTTGGAAGGCAAGtagaaaaaactcaaaaaaagaagcaaattaCGTGGCAGCTCCTCCTGCGTTTGCCTATCTACCCTCGCGGTATAAACAGAGCCTTTACTATTATACTAATAAGCAACAAAAGGCAAAAGCAACTCGACTGATAAGAAAAGTCAAAAAGATTTAGAAATCAAAGTTTCACACATCCTAAAACAAGGGAGCAATGGTATTATTAACAACAAAAGACGGAGAGAGCCAATTCAAAACCATTTGATGTCACTTGTTCTTGCTACTTAAACTCTTGATTCGTATCTAGAAAACTTCGTAGTTCATCATCTTATCACACACTATACCAAGTCTTCTACCCTTCCCAGATTCTTCACAGGTCTTcctaaatcttcaaaaaaatgTCCTCTGGTTTTTTGCTCCTCGTCTTCAACGGATCTTGGCTTATTCATCCGAGCTAAAGACGTGAAACGATCAGTTCTACACGTGATATTCAAGTCCTGCAAAGCAAAGGGCAGCACGTTATTTCAGAGTCCACAAATGGTTTTCATGATGATCACAAAGAGAGTAAGTTACCGAAAGATATTGGTTAACTCCATTGGCCATCAAGACGGGAGAATTAACGGTACTCTGTACTCCTGGTTCTCCTTGAACAACGATAACACGGTCCGCCAAAT is from Brassica napus cultivar Da-Ae chromosome A4, Da-Ae, whole genome shotgun sequence and encodes:
- the LOC106447339 gene encoding F-box/kelch-repeat protein At3g13680-like isoform X1: MKTIFDLPGELLEDEIFSRVPMTSLRSVRSTCRKWNSLCKNRILFGKAAAAKKQFMMMDSRICLMNLDLPKDDGDPSIKQVSLLDQIEISKVFQCNGLLLCVLKDCSRLLVWNPYLAQTRWIEPRISFQSSDRFAVGHHDNNLNHKILRISDEIHPVTSKHVLGFELYDFSSGSWKVLDVTPHWEIWSHLRGVSLKGNAYFPAQKKIIEAGTKIRRVAGFFLSFDFTTESFGPLLPLPFQSQHGGVFTSLSCVREDQLAVLYQHWEAQETVEISVTDKIGPNVVSWTKFLKLVTSFCLHPYSGSFFIDEEKKIAVVFVLERAKACRYQTAHVIGQDGYFKSVRIREAPDLGNTFHHHERYCAPLVCSSYRPCLVQLQIKQPTVLMERM
- the LOC106447339 gene encoding F-box/kelch-repeat protein At3g13680-like isoform X2; the encoded protein is MMMDSRICLMNLDLPKDDGDPSIKQVSLLDQIEISKVFQCNGLLLCVLKDCSRLLVWNPYLAQTRWIEPRISFQSSDRFAVGHHDNNLNHKILRISDEIHPVTSKHVLGFELYDFSSGSWKVLDVTPHWEIWSHLRGVSLKGNAYFPAQKKIIEAGTKIRRVAGFFLSFDFTTESFGPLLPLPFQSQHGGVFTSLSCVREDQLAVLYQHWEAQETVEISVTDKIGPNVVSWTKFLKLVTSFCLHPYSGSFFIDEEKKIAVVFVLERAKACRYQTAHVIGQDGYFKSVRIREAPDLGNTFHHHERYCAPLVCSSYRPCLVQLQIKQPTVLMERM